From a single Nocardioides sp. dk884 genomic region:
- a CDS encoding alpha/beta fold hydrolase yields MSARLTSFERDGLVFDVRDEGPLDGDPVVLLHGFPERATSWRRVEPLLAEHGLRTYAPDQRGYSPGARPSGRHAYRTGELVADIVALVDRIGAPVHLVGHDWGAAVGWGLVMTRPDLVRTWTAVSVPHTGAFMSSMLTSTQGLHSTYMGFFQVPVVPELLARRGLFEPWLRRAGMGDDDVARFRTEVLEYGALPGGLAWYRALPFALGGAAGRKVTVPTTMVWSDGDVAITRAPVEATSAWVDAPYELVVLEGVSHWIPTHAPRALADAVLARTGAA; encoded by the coding sequence ATGAGCGCCCGGCTGACCTCCTTCGAGCGCGACGGGCTGGTCTTCGACGTCCGCGACGAGGGCCCGCTCGACGGTGACCCGGTGGTCCTGCTGCACGGGTTCCCCGAGCGCGCCACCAGCTGGCGCCGCGTCGAGCCGCTGCTCGCCGAGCACGGCCTGCGCACCTACGCCCCCGACCAGCGCGGCTACTCCCCGGGCGCGCGCCCGTCGGGGCGGCACGCCTATCGCACCGGCGAGCTGGTCGCCGACATCGTGGCGCTGGTGGACCGCATCGGCGCGCCGGTGCACCTGGTCGGCCACGACTGGGGCGCCGCCGTCGGCTGGGGGCTGGTGATGACCCGCCCCGACCTGGTGCGCACCTGGACGGCCGTCTCGGTGCCGCACACGGGTGCGTTCATGTCCTCGATGCTGACCTCCACCCAGGGCCTGCACTCGACCTACATGGGCTTCTTCCAGGTGCCGGTGGTCCCCGAGCTGCTCGCCCGGCGCGGGCTGTTCGAGCCCTGGCTGCGGCGCGCGGGGATGGGCGACGACGACGTGGCCCGGTTCCGCACCGAGGTGCTGGAGTACGGCGCCCTGCCCGGCGGGCTGGCCTGGTACCGCGCGCTGCCGTTCGCCCTCGGCGGCGCTGCCGGGCGCAAGGTCACCGTGCCGACCACGATGGTGTGGAGCGACGGTGACGTCGCGATCACCCGGGCCCCGGTGGAGGCGACGTCGGCGTGGGTCGACGCGCCGTACGAGCTGGTCGTGCTCGAGGGCGTCTCGCACTGGATCCCGACCCACGCGCCGCGCGCCCTCGCCGACGCCGTGCTGGCCCGCACCGGGGCGGCATGA
- the rsmI gene encoding 16S rRNA (cytidine(1402)-2'-O)-methyltransferase produces MTGVLVLAATPIGQVGDAPPRLTQELTTADVIAAEDTRRFKRLTTDLGVTVTARVVSYFEGNESARTPVLLEALLAGERVLLVTDAGMPSVSDPGYRLVAAAVEHDVRVTAVPGPSAVLTALAVSGLPVDRFCFEGFLPRKAGERARRLAGLAREERTMVFFEAPHRTEAALAAMAEAFGEDRPGAVCRELTKTHEEVRRGPLGELVAWAADGVRGEVTVVVSGAEPGSTIGTDPESLRAAVAEREEDGMTRKEAIAEVAKVAGVPKREVYDLVHRGSGA; encoded by the coding sequence ATGACTGGCGTGCTCGTCCTGGCCGCGACTCCGATCGGGCAGGTCGGCGACGCTCCGCCCCGGCTGACCCAGGAGCTGACGACGGCGGACGTGATCGCCGCGGAGGACACCCGGCGCTTCAAGCGGCTCACCACCGACCTCGGGGTCACCGTGACCGCACGCGTGGTGTCCTACTTCGAGGGCAACGAGTCCGCGCGCACCCCGGTGCTGCTCGAGGCGCTGCTCGCCGGCGAGCGGGTGCTGCTGGTGACCGACGCCGGGATGCCGAGCGTGTCGGACCCCGGCTACCGCCTCGTCGCCGCCGCGGTCGAGCACGACGTACGGGTCACCGCGGTGCCCGGCCCGTCCGCGGTGCTGACCGCGCTCGCGGTGAGCGGGCTGCCGGTGGACCGGTTCTGCTTCGAGGGCTTCTTGCCGCGCAAGGCCGGCGAGCGCGCCCGCCGCCTCGCCGGGCTGGCCCGCGAGGAGCGCACGATGGTCTTCTTCGAGGCCCCGCACCGCACCGAGGCCGCGCTGGCGGCGATGGCGGAGGCGTTCGGGGAGGACCGGCCCGGGGCGGTGTGCCGCGAGCTGACCAAGACCCACGAGGAGGTACGCCGCGGCCCGCTGGGCGAGCTCGTGGCCTGGGCCGCCGACGGGGTACGGGGAGAGGTGACCGTGGTGGTCTCCGGGGCGGAGCCCGGGAGCACGATCGGGACCGATCCCGAGAGCCTGCGCGCCGCGGTCGCCGAGCGTGAGGAGGACGGGATGACACGCAAGGAGGCGATCGCGGAGGTCGCGAAGGTGGCCGGGGTGCCCAAGCGCGAGGTCTACGACCTCGTGCACCGGGGGAGCGGGGCATGA
- a CDS encoding TatD family hydrolase produces MSGRPPVPEPLPHPVVDNHCHLDIARGEEPALPVAEALAAAAEVGVTRIVQIGCDLPGARWAVEAAATYDAVVAGVALHPNEAPRLAATPGGLDAAMAEIEELAGAHPKVRAVGETGLDHFRTGEDGRAAQVESFRRHIDLAKRLDKTLVIHDRDAHQEVLAVLEEDGAPPRWVMHCFSGDADFARACLDRGAYLSFAGTVTFRNAQPLRDALAVTPQDRVLVETDAPYLTPHPHRGATNASYLVPLTMRLMAEVRGEDLGELCAAVDANTERAFGGGW; encoded by the coding sequence ATGAGCGGGCGCCCTCCGGTGCCGGAGCCGCTGCCGCACCCGGTCGTCGACAACCACTGCCACCTCGACATCGCCCGCGGCGAGGAACCGGCGCTGCCGGTGGCCGAGGCACTGGCGGCCGCCGCCGAGGTCGGGGTCACCCGGATCGTGCAGATCGGCTGCGACCTGCCCGGGGCCCGGTGGGCGGTCGAGGCCGCCGCGACGTACGACGCGGTGGTCGCGGGCGTCGCGCTGCACCCCAACGAGGCGCCGCGGCTGGCGGCGACCCCGGGAGGCCTGGACGCGGCGATGGCCGAGATCGAGGAGCTGGCCGGCGCGCACCCGAAGGTCCGCGCGGTGGGGGAGACCGGTCTCGACCACTTCCGCACCGGCGAGGACGGCCGGGCCGCCCAGGTCGAGTCGTTCCGTCGCCACATCGACCTGGCCAAGCGGCTCGACAAGACCCTGGTGATCCACGACCGCGACGCCCACCAGGAGGTGCTGGCGGTGTTGGAGGAGGACGGCGCCCCGCCGCGGTGGGTGATGCACTGCTTCTCCGGCGACGCCGACTTCGCGCGCGCCTGCCTGGACCGCGGGGCCTACCTCTCCTTCGCCGGCACCGTCACCTTCCGCAACGCCCAGCCGCTGCGGGATGCGCTCGCGGTCACGCCGCAGGACCGGGTGCTGGTCGAGACCGACGCGCCGTACCTCACCCCGCACCCGCATCGCGGCGCCACCAACGCGTCCTACCTCGTCCCGCTCACGATGCGCCTGATGGCCGAGGTGCGCGGCGAGGACCTCGGCGAGCTCTGTGCGGCCGTCGACGCCAACACCGAGCGGGCCTTCGGGGGCGGCTGGTAG
- a CDS encoding transglycosylase family protein: protein MASTLSTRARLGRLTRSRAVLGVLATVVVLAVAGTTLGYSALTTTVTLSLDGESREVRAMGGTVGDVLESEGIEVGKHDIVAPGIEEEVSDGSKISVRFGRPLEVTVDGETQTYWVTSTEVDDALGEIGRSFAAARLSTSRGALISRDGLELDVVTPKKLTFAIGARKPVTKQVTVLTVREALAAMDVKVGKLDIVKPGLKTKVEDGDKIVLTDIRKDTRVVKGERIDFSTEEREDASIYEGEEEVEREGRAGSRDVTYRLTYRNGEIVDREVVKQTVTAKPVSRIVLVGTKEKPEPAPAAPAANYAGGDTVWDRLAQCESGGNWATNTGNGYYGGLQFSAATWASVGGTGLPHQHSREEQIKRGQILQSRAGWGQWPHCSSQLGLR from the coding sequence GTGGCTTCCACGCTGTCCACCCGCGCCCGTCTGGGCCGTCTCACCCGTAGCCGAGCCGTCCTCGGCGTCCTGGCGACGGTCGTCGTCCTGGCGGTCGCCGGCACCACCCTCGGCTACAGCGCTCTCACGACCACGGTGACCCTGTCCCTCGACGGCGAGTCCCGCGAGGTCCGGGCGATGGGCGGCACCGTCGGCGACGTCCTGGAGTCCGAGGGGATCGAGGTCGGCAAGCACGACATCGTCGCCCCGGGCATCGAGGAGGAGGTCTCCGACGGCTCGAAGATCTCGGTCCGCTTCGGCCGCCCCCTCGAGGTCACCGTCGACGGCGAGACCCAGACCTACTGGGTGACCTCCACCGAGGTCGACGACGCGCTGGGAGAGATCGGGCGATCCTTCGCCGCCGCCCGGCTCTCCACCAGCCGTGGCGCGCTGATCAGCCGCGACGGCCTCGAGCTCGACGTGGTCACCCCCAAGAAGCTCACCTTCGCCATCGGCGCCCGCAAGCCGGTGACCAAGCAGGTCACCGTCCTCACCGTGCGCGAGGCGCTCGCCGCCATGGACGTCAAGGTCGGCAAGCTCGACATCGTCAAGCCCGGCCTGAAGACCAAGGTGGAGGACGGCGACAAGATCGTCCTCACCGACATCCGCAAGGACACCCGCGTCGTCAAGGGTGAGCGCATCGACTTCTCGACCGAGGAGCGCGAGGACGCCTCGATCTACGAGGGCGAGGAGGAGGTCGAGCGCGAGGGCCGCGCGGGCAGCCGCGACGTCACCTACCGCCTCACCTACCGCAACGGCGAGATCGTCGACCGCGAGGTCGTGAAGCAGACCGTCACCGCCAAGCCCGTCTCGCGCATCGTGCTGGTCGGCACCAAGGAGAAGCCCGAGCCGGCCCCCGCCGCGCCCGCGGCCAACTACGCCGGTGGCGACACCGTGTGGGACCGCCTGGCGCAGTGCGAGTCCGGCGGCAACTGGGCCACCAACACCGGCAACGGCTACTACGGCGGCCTGCAGTTCAGCGCCGCCACCTGGGCCTCCGTCGGCGGCACCGGCCTGCCGCACCAGCACAGC